A genomic window from Streptomyces sp. 846.5 includes:
- the araD gene encoding L-arabinonate dehydratase: MAVNDPADTTPETTTPPVLRSAAWFGDSEDATGGKLRAFSHRSRMRQLGYLPEEHLGKPVIAILNTWSDINPCHMHLRERAEQVKRGVWQAGGFPLEFPVATLSETFQKPTPMLYRNLLAMETEELLRSYPVDGAVLMGGCDKTVPALLMGAASAGLPALVVPSGPMLRGNYRGRALGSGTDLWAYWDEYRAGRIGECELSQVECGLARSPGHCMTMGTASTMTAAAEALGMALPGSSSIPAVDSGHHRMASASGARAVELVRAQLTPARIMTREAFEDAVATVLALGGSTNALIHLVAMAGRLGVPLSLEDFDEIGRRVPVLADVRPVGAALMEDFHYAGGLPALLRQLSDVPGALHPDRITVTGAPFSSYYAAAETHDPQVIRTPQDPVASEGGVAVLHGNLAPGGAVIKHLAAAPELLSHTGPAVVFDSYQELQRDIDDPALGITKDAVLVLRGAGPLGGPGMPEYGMLPIPAYLLERGVKDLVRISDARMSGTSYGTCVLHVAPESHAGGPLALVRTGDLVTLDVRSRLLQLEVTAEELERRRAAWQPPEPRFERGYGALYSEHITQADQGCDFDFLARQGNNPSPDPS; encoded by the coding sequence ATGGCTGTGAACGATCCCGCCGACACCACTCCCGAGACCACGACGCCGCCGGTCCTCCGCTCCGCCGCCTGGTTCGGCGACAGTGAGGACGCCACCGGCGGCAAGCTCCGCGCCTTCAGCCACCGCTCCCGGATGCGCCAGCTCGGCTACCTCCCCGAGGAGCACCTCGGCAAGCCGGTCATCGCGATCCTCAACACCTGGTCCGACATCAACCCGTGCCACATGCATCTGCGCGAGCGCGCCGAGCAGGTCAAGCGCGGGGTCTGGCAGGCGGGCGGCTTCCCGCTGGAGTTCCCGGTCGCCACCCTCTCCGAGACCTTCCAGAAGCCCACCCCCATGCTCTACCGCAACCTGCTCGCCATGGAGACCGAGGAACTGCTCCGCTCCTACCCGGTGGACGGCGCGGTGCTGATGGGCGGCTGCGACAAGACCGTGCCCGCGCTGCTGATGGGCGCCGCCAGCGCCGGACTGCCGGCCCTGGTCGTCCCGTCCGGGCCGATGCTGCGCGGCAACTACCGGGGCCGGGCCCTGGGCAGCGGCACCGACCTGTGGGCCTACTGGGACGAGTACCGGGCCGGGCGGATCGGCGAGTGCGAGCTCTCCCAGGTCGAGTGCGGCCTGGCCCGCTCGCCGGGCCACTGCATGACCATGGGGACGGCCTCGACCATGACAGCGGCCGCCGAGGCGCTGGGCATGGCGCTGCCGGGTTCCTCCTCGATCCCCGCCGTCGACTCGGGCCACCACCGGATGGCCTCGGCCAGCGGCGCCCGCGCGGTGGAGCTGGTGCGCGCGCAGCTGACCCCGGCCAGGATCATGACGAGGGAGGCGTTCGAGGACGCCGTCGCGACGGTGCTGGCCCTCGGCGGCTCCACCAACGCCCTGATCCACCTGGTCGCGATGGCCGGACGGCTCGGTGTGCCGCTCTCGCTGGAGGACTTCGACGAGATCGGGCGCCGGGTGCCGGTGCTGGCCGACGTCCGCCCGGTCGGCGCGGCCCTGATGGAGGACTTCCACTACGCGGGCGGCCTGCCCGCGCTGTTGCGGCAGCTCTCGGACGTCCCCGGAGCACTGCACCCGGACCGGATCACCGTCACCGGCGCCCCCTTCTCCTCCTACTACGCCGCCGCCGAGACCCATGACCCGCAGGTCATCCGCACCCCGCAGGACCCGGTGGCGAGCGAGGGCGGGGTGGCGGTGCTGCACGGCAACCTGGCGCCCGGCGGCGCGGTCATCAAGCACCTGGCAGCGGCGCCCGAGCTGCTCAGCCATACCGGTCCCGCCGTGGTCTTCGACTCCTACCAGGAGCTCCAGCGGGACATCGACGACCCGGCCCTCGGCATCACCAAGGACGCCGTGCTGGTGCTGCGCGGGGCCGGCCCGCTCGGCGGCCCCGGCATGCCCGAGTACGGGATGCTGCCGATCCCGGCCTACCTGCTGGAGCGCGGGGTCAAGGACCTGGTCCGGATCTCCGACGCACGCATGTCCGGCACCAGCTACGGCACCTGCGTGCTGCACGTCGCCCCCGAGTCGCACGCGGGCGGACCGCTCGCCCTGGTCCGCACCGGCGACCTGGTCACCCTGGACGTCCGGTCCCGGCTGCTGCAACTGGAGGTGACCGCTGAGGAGCTGGAACGCCGCCGCGCAGCCTGGCAGCCGCCCGAGCCCCGCTTCGAACGCGGCTACGGAGCGCTCTACTCCGAGCACATCACCCAGGCCGACCAGGGCTGCGACTTCGACTTCCTGGCCCGGCAGGGCAACAACCCTTCCCCCGACCCCAGCTGA
- a CDS encoding dihydrodipicolinate synthase family protein produces the protein MTTENELRPQDSRTPLEALRARLSTVVAIPVTPFQEDGSVDWDNHAALIRRLVEHGVEVVTPNGNTGEFYTLTETETRRAVESAVAAVDGRAEVMAGVGLDIASAVAGARDARAAGAGSLMVHQPVHPYRSAEGWIEYHRAIADAVPELGVVLYVRDPRIDGRQLAELADRSPNVIGVKYAVPDPVRFASVARDAGLHRFAWIAGLAELSTPGYWAVGATGFTSGLVNVVPQLSAALLEALRGGDFAKAMRVWESARVFEELRAADASADNVSVVKEALQQLGLSGRAVRPPSRVLPEDLRVRISELIAQWRNEGWL, from the coding sequence ATGACCACGGAGAACGAGTTGCGCCCGCAGGACTCCCGGACCCCGCTGGAGGCGCTCCGTGCCCGGCTTTCCACCGTGGTCGCCATCCCGGTGACGCCGTTCCAGGAGGACGGATCGGTGGACTGGGACAACCACGCCGCGCTGATCCGGCGGCTGGTCGAGCACGGCGTCGAGGTGGTCACCCCCAACGGCAACACCGGCGAGTTCTACACGCTCACCGAGACCGAGACCCGCCGCGCCGTCGAGTCCGCGGTCGCGGCCGTGGACGGCAGGGCCGAGGTGATGGCGGGGGTCGGGCTCGACATCGCCAGCGCCGTCGCCGGCGCCCGGGACGCCAGGGCGGCCGGGGCGGGATCGCTGATGGTCCATCAGCCCGTCCACCCCTACCGCTCGGCCGAGGGCTGGATCGAGTACCACCGCGCCATCGCCGACGCCGTACCGGAGTTGGGGGTGGTCCTCTACGTCCGCGACCCCAGGATCGACGGGCGGCAGCTCGCCGAACTCGCCGACCGCAGCCCCAATGTGATCGGGGTGAAGTACGCCGTCCCCGACCCGGTGCGGTTCGCCTCGGTGGCCCGCGACGCCGGACTGCACCGCTTCGCCTGGATCGCGGGGCTGGCCGAACTCTCCACCCCCGGCTACTGGGCGGTGGGGGCGACCGGCTTCACCTCCGGGCTGGTCAACGTCGTCCCGCAGCTGTCCGCCGCGCTGCTGGAGGCGCTGCGCGGCGGCGACTTCGCCAAGGCGATGCGGGTGTGGGAGTCGGCCCGGGTCTTCGAGGAGCTGCGCGCCGCCGACGCCTCCGCCGACAACGTCAGCGTGGTCAAAGAAGCCCTGCAGCAACTCGGCCTGTCCGGTCGCGCGGTGCGCCCGCCGTCCCGGGTCCTGCCCGAGGACCTGCGGGTCCGGATCTCCGAACTTATAGCCCAGTGGCGGAACGAGGGATGGCTGTGA
- a CDS encoding GntR family transcriptional regulator, with protein sequence MPEILAKNGQAARPGALPSRTEAVLESIKHSILTGELKPGQALVETDLAEQLGVSKTPVREALKTLAGSGLVVMSPYKGAAVREVDQAHARCVYDMRLLLEPVAAARTAAGSVDWEDARRALDRADHASDTAERSLANRAFHRALYAGCGNPLLVRTLDELRDQTALLSSAAWARQPSWEQEAREHRTILAAARSREADQVRDLMRAHIGAFAARNFPEDGI encoded by the coding sequence GTGCCCGAAATCCTTGCCAAGAACGGACAGGCCGCCCGTCCCGGCGCCCTGCCCTCCCGTACCGAGGCCGTGCTGGAGTCCATCAAGCACTCGATCCTGACCGGGGAGCTGAAGCCCGGACAGGCCCTGGTCGAGACCGACCTCGCCGAGCAGTTGGGCGTCTCCAAGACGCCGGTACGGGAGGCGCTGAAGACCCTGGCCGGCTCCGGGCTGGTCGTCATGAGCCCCTACAAGGGCGCGGCCGTCCGCGAGGTCGACCAGGCGCACGCCCGCTGCGTCTACGACATGCGGCTGCTGCTGGAGCCGGTGGCCGCCGCCCGTACCGCCGCGGGCTCCGTCGACTGGGAGGACGCGCGGCGTGCCCTGGACCGCGCCGACCATGCCTCGGACACGGCCGAGCGCTCGCTCGCCAACCGCGCCTTCCACCGGGCGCTGTACGCCGGCTGCGGCAACCCGCTGCTGGTGCGGACCCTGGACGAACTGCGGGACCAGACGGCGCTGTTGTCCAGCGCGGCCTGGGCCCGGCAGCCCTCCTGGGAGCAGGAGGCGCGCGAGCACCGGACCATCCTGGCCGCCGCCCGTTCCCGGGAGGCGGACCAGGTACGGGATCTGATGCGGGCTCATATCGGTGCGTTCGCCGCCCGGAACTTCCCCGAGGACGGGATATGA
- a CDS encoding DUF6508 domain-containing protein gives MGRLLRWDPAAPVPARPCEGDPGDVALLDGLDRDRTDGWETLTAHVEDWQVADDDYTWTENRQQPDGVWQLGYPVYSGRVDSIHFALSSVGAVSPAYHWMAFAPPQLSREETFSPADAVRAATHVVRGERFGDGTIGAALLDGTLFAVAAALVGWYRHGQGQGHG, from the coding sequence ATGGGCCGGCTGCTGCGCTGGGACCCGGCCGCCCCGGTCCCGGCGCGCCCGTGCGAGGGCGATCCGGGGGACGTGGCGCTGCTGGACGGGCTCGACCGGGACCGCACCGACGGCTGGGAGACGCTCACCGCACACGTCGAGGACTGGCAGGTCGCCGACGACGACTACACCTGGACGGAGAACAGGCAGCAGCCCGACGGCGTCTGGCAGTTGGGCTACCCCGTCTACAGCGGGCGGGTCGACTCGATCCACTTCGCCCTGTCCTCCGTCGGCGCGGTGAGTCCGGCATACCACTGGATGGCTTTCGCACCACCGCAGTTGAGCCGCGAGGAGACCTTCTCCCCGGCCGACGCGGTCCGCGCGGCCACCCATGTCGTCCGGGGCGAGCGTTTCGGCGACGGCACCATCGGCGCCGCGCTGCTGGACGGGACTTTGTTCGCCGTCGCCGCGGCACTGGTCGGCTGGTACCGGCACGGCCAGGGCCAGGGCCACGGATAG
- a CDS encoding IS110 family transposase: MSRIWAGIDSGKTHHHCVVLDTDGAKLLSRRVANDEPELLQLLADVLALADQVTWAVDMADGGAALLIALLVNHEQELLYIPGRAVNRATDGYRGEGKTDARDALVIADQARIRRDLKPMRPSDEASIELRLFTNRRTDLVCDRTRAVNRLRGMLTSMFPGLERALELTNTGPLVLLSGYQTPDAIRRLGAARLAKWLRARKVRGAEALAAAAVEAAERQRTAVPGEGTLAAMVRTLTEEVVALNGKIAEIDKLIEGRFRQHELAEVITSMPGIGSLLGAEFLAAVGSDMDSFANPDRLAAFAGLAPAPRDSGKTSGNLHRPQQYHRGLQRVFYTSALISIRCDPNSRRFYDRKRAEGKRHTQAVIALARRRVNVFWALIRDRRCYQVAPPVTAVA; this comes from the coding sequence ATGAGCCGAATATGGGCCGGGATCGACAGCGGCAAGACCCACCACCACTGCGTGGTGCTGGACACCGACGGCGCCAAGCTGCTGTCCCGACGGGTGGCCAACGACGAACCGGAGCTCCTCCAACTCCTCGCCGACGTCCTCGCCCTGGCAGACCAGGTCACCTGGGCGGTGGACATGGCCGACGGCGGGGCCGCCCTGCTGATCGCTCTGCTGGTCAACCACGAACAGGAGCTGCTCTACATCCCCGGGCGGGCGGTCAACCGGGCCACTGACGGCTACCGCGGCGAAGGCAAAACCGATGCCCGCGACGCGCTGGTCATCGCGGACCAGGCCCGCATCCGCCGGGACCTGAAGCCGATGCGCCCCAGCGACGAGGCGAGCATCGAACTGCGCCTGTTCACCAATCGGCGCACCGACCTGGTCTGCGACCGAACTCGCGCGGTCAACCGCCTGCGGGGCATGCTGACCAGCATGTTCCCCGGTTTGGAGCGCGCTCTGGAGCTGACCAACACGGGGCCGCTGGTGCTGCTGAGCGGATATCAGACCCCGGACGCGATCCGGCGCCTGGGGGCGGCCCGGCTCGCGAAGTGGTTGCGTGCCCGCAAGGTTCGCGGCGCCGAGGCCCTGGCCGCTGCCGCGGTCGAGGCCGCTGAGCGCCAGCGCACCGCGGTTCCCGGCGAGGGGACCCTCGCCGCGATGGTGCGCACGCTCACAGAGGAGGTGGTGGCTCTCAACGGGAAGATCGCGGAGATCGACAAGCTCATCGAGGGCCGGTTTCGCCAGCACGAGCTCGCCGAGGTGATCACCAGCATGCCCGGCATCGGTTCCCTTCTCGGAGCCGAGTTTCTGGCCGCCGTGGGCAGTGACATGGACTCCTTCGCGAACCCGGACCGCCTCGCGGCGTTCGCCGGCCTGGCACCGGCACCACGCGACTCCGGAAAGACCAGCGGCAACCTGCACCGCCCTCAGCAGTACCACCGCGGCCTGCAGCGCGTCTTCTACACCTCCGCGCTCATCAGCATCCGCTGCGACCCCAACTCGCGCCGCTTCTACGACCGCAAGCGCGCAGAGGGCAAGCGCCATACCCAGGCCGTCATCGCCCTGGCCCGCCGACGCGTCAACGTCTTCTGGGCTCTGATCCGTGACCGACGGTGCTACCAAGTTGCACCGCCAGTCACCGCAGTTGCTTGA
- a CDS encoding C40 family peptidase, which translates to MNVTHAPPHRRRPPQCLAAVTASVLALLLWIAAAGAASACDGVAAAGIGERVTGQRVVAAALHELGTPYAWGGGGPQGPSLGFCDGTNGYLQGVCMADHTVGFDCSGLALFAWYQGTGGGVLLPHYSVDQLATSRSVPLDRLLPGDLLFFAHPGGPVHHVAVYIGGGAMVHAEHTGTVVTVLPDVAHDPVWGPQLIAAARPGRP; encoded by the coding sequence GTGAACGTCACACATGCCCCACCTCACCGTCGCCGCCCGCCGCAGTGCCTCGCGGCCGTCACCGCATCGGTGCTCGCGCTGCTGCTCTGGATCGCGGCAGCCGGCGCGGCGTCCGCCTGCGACGGGGTGGCCGCCGCGGGCATCGGCGAGCGGGTCACAGGGCAGCGCGTCGTCGCGGCCGCGCTGCACGAGTTGGGGACTCCGTACGCCTGGGGCGGAGGCGGTCCGCAGGGGCCGTCGCTCGGCTTCTGCGACGGGACCAACGGGTACCTGCAGGGCGTGTGCATGGCCGACCACACGGTCGGCTTCGACTGCAGCGGGTTGGCGCTGTTCGCCTGGTACCAGGGCACCGGCGGCGGCGTGCTGCTGCCGCACTACAGCGTGGACCAGCTCGCCACCAGCCGTTCGGTGCCGCTGGACCGGCTGCTCCCCGGCGACCTGCTGTTCTTCGCCCACCCCGGCGGCCCGGTCCACCACGTGGCCGTGTACATCGGCGGCGGGGCGATGGTCCATGCCGAACACACCGGCACCGTGGTCACCGTCCTGCCCGATGTCGCCCACGACCCGGTCTGGGGTCCCCAACTGATCGCCGCCGCACGCCCCGGCCGGCCATGA
- a CDS encoding SAM-dependent methyltransferase codes for MNSNREWLAVHGGQAPPSLDLRPDVPHPARIYDYWLDGKDNFPPDRAAAEHAISASPDIPAAARENRAFLHRAVRLAAEAGIRQFIDIGSGLPTQGNVHDAVHAIDPTARVVYIDNDPIVLAHGRALLADNSTTTVLTGDLRDLDELLDRPELRALIDLSQPVALLLLAVLHFVTDEQARAAVQAVHSRLAPGSYLLLSHSTGEGNPERAAEVAKTWKSTDTGINFRGHAAVEEFFDGWELLEPGVTFVPLWRPDGSTANTTRWMYAGVGRKG; via the coding sequence ATGAACAGCAATCGCGAGTGGCTGGCCGTGCACGGGGGCCAGGCCCCGCCGTCCCTGGACCTGCGCCCGGACGTCCCGCACCCGGCCCGGATCTACGACTACTGGCTGGACGGCAAGGACAACTTCCCGCCCGACCGGGCCGCCGCGGAGCACGCCATCTCGGCCTCGCCCGACATCCCGGCAGCCGCGCGCGAGAACCGCGCCTTCCTGCACCGCGCGGTACGGCTGGCCGCGGAGGCGGGCATCCGGCAGTTCATCGACATCGGCTCGGGCCTGCCCACCCAGGGCAACGTGCACGATGCCGTCCACGCGATCGACCCCACCGCGCGCGTGGTCTACATCGACAACGACCCCATCGTCCTTGCCCACGGGCGCGCGCTGCTCGCCGACAACAGCACCACCACCGTGCTGACCGGCGATCTCCGCGACCTCGACGAGCTGCTCGACCGTCCCGAACTGCGCGCGCTGATCGACCTGTCCCAGCCCGTCGCGCTGCTGCTGCTCGCCGTCCTGCACTTCGTGACCGACGAGCAGGCCAGGGCCGCCGTGCAGGCGGTCCACAGCAGGCTCGCCCCGGGCAGCTACCTGCTGCTCTCCCACAGCACCGGCGAGGGCAACCCGGAGCGGGCCGCCGAGGTGGCGAAGACCTGGAAGTCCACCGACACCGGCATCAACTTCCGCGGGCACGCGGCGGTCGAGGAGTTCTTTGACGGCTGGGAGCTGCTGGAACCCGGCGTGACCTTCGTCCCGCTCTGGCGCCCCGACGGCTCGACCGCGAACACGACGCGCTGGATGTACGCAGGGGTGGGCCGCAAGGGCTGA
- a CDS encoding GNAT family protein, producing MDVITGRAVVLRLAEASDHRRFREILATQEVARWWGDPDEEAAEACAPGEDIRSYAIEYRGEVVGIIQSCEEPTPAYRSAGIDIAVHPHWHRRGIGADAIHALARHLLDTDGHHRLTIDPDTDNAAAIRLYRSLGFRPVGVMRHYERREDGSFHDGLLMDLLPEELRAPPAGPDVPTTPPA from the coding sequence ATGGACGTGATCACGGGACGGGCGGTCGTGCTGCGCCTCGCGGAGGCGTCGGACCATCGGCGCTTCCGCGAGATCCTGGCCACGCAGGAGGTCGCCCGCTGGTGGGGCGACCCGGACGAGGAGGCGGCCGAGGCCTGCGCGCCCGGGGAGGACATCCGCAGCTACGCCATCGAGTACCGGGGCGAGGTCGTCGGCATCATCCAGTCCTGCGAGGAGCCAACACCCGCCTACCGCAGTGCCGGTATCGACATCGCCGTCCACCCGCACTGGCACCGCCGCGGCATCGGCGCCGACGCCATCCACGCCCTGGCCCGCCACCTCCTGGACACGGACGGCCACCACCGCCTCACCATCGACCCCGACACGGACAACGCGGCCGCGATCCGCCTCTACCGAAGCCTGGGCTTCCGCCCGGTCGGCGTCATGCGCCACTACGAACGCCGCGAGGACGGCAGCTTCCACGACGGCCTGCTGATGGACCTCCTCCCGGAGGAACTGCGCGCGCCCCCGGCAGGTCCGGACGTCCCTACCACCCCACCTGCGTAG
- a CDS encoding 3'-5' exonuclease, translating to MDSASASANAEGRLLNVVDVEATCWDGEPPFGAVSEIIEIGLTVVDLERGERVGRHRVLVRPSRSTVSSFCTELTGLTQAEVDTGLGFADACRLLADEHQAGARPWASWGDYDRHQFTRQCQATATAYPFGRRHTNAKVVFTEAHRLRKRPGMAQALQIAGLPLEGRHHSGEDDAWNIAALILGLAAQGAWPTQVGW from the coding sequence ATGGACAGTGCCAGCGCCAGCGCCAATGCCGAGGGACGACTGCTCAACGTCGTCGATGTCGAGGCGACCTGTTGGGACGGCGAGCCGCCGTTCGGGGCGGTGAGCGAGATCATCGAGATCGGGCTGACCGTCGTCGACCTCGAACGAGGCGAACGCGTTGGTCGGCACCGGGTGCTGGTGCGGCCGAGTCGATCCACCGTCAGTTCGTTCTGCACCGAGCTGACCGGCCTCACGCAGGCCGAGGTGGACACCGGTCTCGGCTTTGCCGACGCCTGTCGGCTGCTTGCCGACGAGCACCAGGCCGGGGCTCGTCCCTGGGCCAGTTGGGGTGACTACGACCGGCACCAGTTCACCCGTCAGTGCCAGGCCACCGCCACCGCGTACCCGTTCGGACGCCGACACACCAACGCCAAGGTGGTCTTCACCGAGGCCCACCGGCTGCGCAAGCGTCCGGGAATGGCCCAGGCGCTGCAGATCGCAGGACTGCCGCTGGAGGGCCGTCATCACAGCGGCGAGGACGACGCCTGGAACATCGCCGCGCTCATCCTCGGTCTGGCCGCCCAGGGGGCCTGGCCTACGCAGGTGGGGTGGTAG
- a CDS encoding TetR/AcrR family transcriptional regulator, with product MATTKTGAGERAPRRRRAPEDARREILDAAADLIAERPIHEVTVLAIMERTTLSRKSFYVYFQDRSEVISALVGTLRTEADAALAIWREADDPVAAGRAALRSAAMTYREHGPALRAVFWSSAEEPDLAAVRRDLTAPVIEIAERTIARTVPAIAPQVARAMAEALVTMNVHCLLGLQTDASDADVDMLVNTISTIWERTIFPHD from the coding sequence GTGGCAACAACGAAGACGGGTGCAGGCGAGCGGGCGCCTCGACGACGCCGTGCGCCGGAAGACGCCCGCCGCGAGATCCTCGACGCCGCTGCGGACCTGATCGCCGAGCGGCCCATTCACGAGGTCACCGTGCTGGCGATCATGGAGCGCACGACCCTGTCCAGGAAGTCGTTCTACGTGTACTTCCAGGACCGGTCAGAAGTGATCTCTGCGCTCGTTGGCACTCTGCGTACGGAGGCGGACGCAGCACTGGCCATCTGGCGGGAGGCGGACGACCCGGTAGCGGCCGGCCGGGCGGCTTTGCGCAGCGCCGCGATGACGTACCGGGAACACGGACCAGCGCTTCGCGCGGTGTTCTGGTCGTCGGCCGAGGAGCCGGATCTGGCGGCGGTGCGTCGTGACCTCACCGCGCCGGTCATCGAGATCGCCGAACGCACCATCGCCCGCACGGTTCCCGCCATCGCGCCCCAAGTCGCGCGTGCCATGGCCGAAGCGCTTGTGACGATGAACGTCCACTGTCTGCTCGGGCTGCAAACCGACGCATCGGATGCGGACGTCGACATGCTCGTGAACACCATCAGTACGATCTGGGAGCGAACGATCTTCCCGCACGACTGA
- a CDS encoding prolyl oligopeptidase family serine peptidase, whose translation MTDDITELAAEQVVDAALPLGPTISPDGRLVAYTVKTPRVGEPPLCSFMVVAADGGSPAVQLTAVPAPINLLRWAPDSAAIIYRLKGQLHRIHPNGDPDGDPDGGEDAAAGEPLTAWHGAISDHWPLADGRSIAVAAEDEPTEEDERRKAEGDDARVWGEREPLSRLRLLDLDSGELRLIEGLAHRHVVAAVQRPDGGPLAVITWASPEQDPGLCTAELHVVDPVTGAVHNLGAVGTEAGSPAWWSVDGDWHVAYLAIPPPALIGGYAVLDVTVGADGPAREHSNLTSGMAVCPTTLVQVADGPPLALFAGGLDTALYRLDLRERRFQRVSGTEGRVDSLTVSRSGALVAAMASTAYAPRDVHAGPPDGRLIRLSDTRPQMRRITWGTQERLSYKAADGLELGGLLLLPAGRNREDGPFPLVTLVHGGPYDRYADEFMLNPVLSGQWLATGGYAVFLPNPRGSEGRGQDFAAAVVGAVGTEEWTDIVTGIDLLVAEGVADPDRLGIAGWSHGGFMAAWAVGQTDRFKAALMGAGISDWGMQAAVSEVGFQDIALGGSCGWEGPGPHRHDQLSPVSFASRIRTPVLIVHGEEDTNVPFGQALYFHRALRHYGVDHEFVSYPREGHLIRERNHQLDLLRRTRDWFDRKLGIDQSNSA comes from the coding sequence ATGACAGATGACATAACCGAGTTGGCCGCTGAGCAGGTGGTCGACGCGGCCCTGCCGCTGGGGCCCACGATCTCCCCGGACGGTCGGCTGGTCGCCTACACGGTCAAGACGCCCAGGGTAGGGGAGCCGCCGCTCTGCTCGTTCATGGTGGTCGCCGCTGACGGAGGTTCACCGGCTGTACAGCTCACCGCCGTTCCGGCGCCGATCAACCTTCTGCGCTGGGCGCCCGACTCGGCGGCGATCATCTACAGGCTGAAAGGTCAGCTGCACCGGATCCACCCGAACGGCGACCCGGACGGCGACCCGGACGGCGGCGAGGACGCCGCTGCCGGCGAGCCGCTGACCGCCTGGCACGGCGCTATATCCGACCACTGGCCGCTCGCCGACGGCCGGAGCATCGCCGTGGCCGCCGAGGACGAGCCGACCGAGGAGGACGAGCGCAGGAAGGCCGAGGGCGACGACGCCAGGGTCTGGGGGGAGCGGGAACCGCTCAGTCGGCTGCGGCTGCTGGACCTCGACAGCGGTGAGCTGCGCCTGATCGAAGGGCTGGCCCACCGACATGTCGTGGCGGCGGTACAGCGGCCGGACGGCGGGCCGCTCGCCGTCATCACCTGGGCCTCCCCGGAGCAGGATCCCGGCCTCTGCACCGCCGAACTGCACGTGGTCGACCCGGTCACAGGGGCAGTCCACAACCTCGGCGCCGTCGGGACGGAGGCCGGCTCCCCGGCCTGGTGGAGCGTCGACGGCGACTGGCATGTGGCCTATCTGGCGATCCCCCCGCCCGCGCTGATCGGCGGCTACGCGGTACTCGACGTCACCGTGGGCGCGGACGGTCCGGCGAGGGAGCACAGCAATCTGACGAGCGGTATGGCCGTCTGCCCGACCACCTTGGTCCAGGTCGCGGACGGCCCACCGTTGGCGTTGTTCGCCGGCGGACTCGACACCGCCCTCTACCGGCTCGACCTGCGCGAACGGCGGTTCCAGCGCGTGTCCGGCACCGAGGGCCGGGTCGACTCGCTCACCGTCAGCCGCTCGGGGGCGTTGGTCGCCGCCATGGCGAGCACGGCCTACGCCCCCCGCGACGTCCATGCCGGGCCTCCCGACGGCCGGTTGATCCGGCTCAGCGATACCAGGCCACAGATGCGCCGGATCACCTGGGGTACCCAGGAACGGCTGTCCTACAAGGCCGCCGACGGGCTGGAACTCGGCGGGCTGCTCCTCCTGCCGGCCGGCCGCAACCGGGAGGACGGCCCCTTCCCACTGGTCACCCTGGTGCACGGCGGCCCCTATGACCGATACGCCGACGAGTTCATGCTCAACCCGGTGCTCAGCGGCCAGTGGCTGGCGACGGGCGGCTACGCGGTGTTCCTGCCCAATCCGCGTGGCAGCGAGGGCCGTGGCCAGGACTTCGCCGCGGCGGTCGTGGGCGCGGTCGGTACGGAGGAGTGGACCGACATCGTCACCGGGATCGACCTGCTCGTCGCCGAAGGGGTGGCGGATCCGGACCGGCTCGGCATCGCAGGCTGGAGCCACGGCGGCTTCATGGCCGCGTGGGCGGTGGGGCAGACGGACAGGTTCAAGGCGGCCCTGATGGGTGCGGGGATCAGCGATTGGGGCATGCAGGCCGCAGTCAGCGAGGTGGGCTTCCAGGACATCGCTCTCGGCGGCAGTTGCGGCTGGGAAGGCCCGGGTCCGCACCGCCACGACCAACTCAGCCCCGTCTCATTCGCTTCGCGGATCCGCACGCCGGTGCTGATCGTGCACGGCGAGGAGGACACCAATGTGCCCTTCGGTCAGGCGCTGTACTTCCACCGCGCGCTGCGCCACTACGGAGTCGACCACGAGTTCGTCTCCTACCCGCGCGAGGGCCACCTGATCCGGGAGCGCAACCACCAGCTCGACCTGCTGCGGCGTACCCGCGACTGGTTCGACCGTAAGCTCGGGATCGATCAGAGCAACTCGGCGTAG